In one Colletotrichum destructivum chromosome 2, complete sequence genomic region, the following are encoded:
- a CDS encoding Putative cyclin PHO80, whose product MPGGVCAVLDYEVDQMAEFVAEMATRVVMPLSTTAVTPPFRKFVSQILSSTRLPKSTILLGMNYLAKRVNTLKQNNPSYTVPEGQVWRMLTVSLLLGSKFLDDNTFQNRSWSEVSGIPVAELNALEHEWLEQSGWCLYVNLDYSADYKAWLTSWDDWKVLKDQATARANRERHVPAIDTNINRYGGRSAYHTFVQQQAAEYERYEAIKRNELAHQQAYGNWNWQSAPLTPPDSGYGTPEYINSATSANARYNDWFSQAAASAQWNNRYQQPTHSYYGHRHNQQAFSGHYNYSQNMWEHGVAECSCANCVGPAVKPPAYFAHPGFGQPVMG is encoded by the coding sequence ATGCCTGGAGGTGTCTGTGCCGTCCTCGACTACGAGGTCGACCAAATGGCCGAGTTCGTTGCTGAGATGGCAACCCGCGTCGTTATGCCTCTGTCGACCACGGCTGTTACCCCCCCTTTCCGCAAGTTTGTCTCGCAGATCCTCTCATCTACGAGACTGCCCAAGAGCACCATCCTCCTGGGAATGAACTACCTCGCGAAACGTGTCAACACGCTTAAGCAGAACAACCCTTCGTACACGGTACCCGAGGGTCAGGTCTGGCGCATGTTGACGGTctcgctgctgctcggcAGCAAGTTCTTGGACGACAACACCTTTCAGAACCGTTCCTGGTCTGAGGTGAGCGGcatccccgtcgccgagctcaacGCTCTGGAACATGAGTGGTTGGAGCAGTCTGGCTGGTGTCTGTATGTCAACTTGGATTACAGCGCGGACTATAAGGCTTGGCTCACCAGTTGGGACGACTGGAAGGTCCTCAAGGACCAGGCTACAGCCAGGGCCAACCGCGAGAGGCATGTCCCCGCCATCgacaccaacatcaaccgGTACGGCGGTCGATCCGCCTACCATACGTTTGTTCAGCAGCAGGCGGCTGAGTACGAGCGCTATGAGGCCATCAAGCGCAACGAGCTGGCCCATCAGCAGGCATACGGCAACTGGAATTGGCAGTCTGCTCCGCTCACCCCACCGGACTCTGGTTATGGCACTCCCGAGTATATCAACTCTGCTACGTCGGCCAACGCCCGGTACAACGATTGGTTTTCCCAGGCAGCTGCCAGCGCCCAGTGGAACAATCGTTACCAGCAGCCGACTCATAGTTACTACGGACACCGCCACAACCAGCAGGCCTTTTCTGGACACTACAACTACTCGCAAAACATGTGGGAGCACGGTGTCGCAGAGTGCAGTTGTGCGAACTGCGTCGGGCCCGCGGTCAAGCCGCCTGCCTACTTTGCGCACCCCGGCTTCGGTCAGCCCGTCATGGGCTGA